The stretch of DNA AACAATTTCCCATTGCATTGGAATCATTGTAGGAGAAGGTAAACCTGGTTGCAAAGCTCCCATAGTTGCCATAACCTCATTAACCTTTCGTAGGTCAtgtaataatctccattttccagacttctttttgataacaaacacaggagtattccaAGGGCTATGTGAGACCTCTATGTGTCCCGCAGCTAGCTGTTCCATCACAAGAGATTGCAGGgctgtaagtttttcctgagcaaggggCCACTGATTGACCCATACTGGTCTTTCAGTTAACCATCTTAGTGCTAAAGTGGGCCGAGAAACACCCTACATCACAGTGACCCCTGCTAAAAATCCATAGTTATCCGTACTCCCCACTGCCCTAGGCAATCCCTCCCCCATAAAttcagcggggctggggccacATAAGGTCTCACTGTAGCCCTTTGGTGTTCAGGATTAGCAATCACTACTGGTTTAGCTGACATCAAACTGTTTGCGACTCCACCCAGTCCCATCACACCTACAGCATTTGAAACCAAGGGCCAAGAAGGAGGCCAGTCCTGTTGTGAAATTATAGTGACATCTGCTCCTGTATCAAGCAGTCCAGTAAGGGTCACCTGTCTGggaacaaaagcattcattatgagtgtacaaaccatttgtggccttttctctgacactgtttgagaccaaaaaataagtggctttccagttgaaccAGGTCCATTGTCCCCACGAAGAACTTGCTCAGTCCTaggaacagaactcaaaaagGGCACAAGTTGAGCTAAAAGTGTTCCTTTTTGTATTGTCACAGGTGTTGTCGCTGTGGAAACCAAGGCACAAATATGTCCTGTATAGTCCGCATCAATAACCCCCACGTGTACCATTAATCCTCGCAGGGTACTACTTGATCGTCCTATTAACAAAGCACTCAGTCCCCTGCCAATTGGCCCCCAAGCATCCAGGGGCACTTTATGCACCTCTTGAGTTGTTATAGTTACTGTGTGGGTGGTGGATAAATCCATCCCAGTGCTCCGCTGGTTTTTCCTGATAGTGTGTCGCAGAAGACTGCATGTGCACTGACCCCAGAAACAGATTGCCAGGGTTGCAAAGCGTTGTTGAAGGAGGCATTTGTGTCTGCACGCGCCCCTTCATGCTCTTCTTGTCGTTTCCCTGTGGCAGTAGCTGTCCATTAGAATGATACCTAGAATGGcactgcttagaaaaatgtcccttttttccacatttgaagcAAGTTACTGAGGCTGTATCATAGACAGGTGTGTGTACAGCTTTTGaagcctgtttgtttttatgtggACTGATGAGTCTTACATGACCATTCCGACCGCGTTCATAGCACTTTTGATATTGTGTTTTAGCTGCTGCcatagcagcagcaagtgcagtCATTTTATGTTCCACTGAACCGACCTTGGCACAAGCAGTAATCATTGCTTCTAAAGTTGGATCCCCTGGCAAAGTTTCAATCACTTTTTGGCAATCTGTATTAGCATTATCACGAGCTAGCTGTTTCACTAGCAGTCCCCGGACATTCGCATCGAACACCTGACGTTCGACAGCCGCTTGTAATTTTTCAGCGAAGGAAAGAAACGGCTCTTTAGGACCCTGCTTGATAGCAGTATATCTCTGGTTtggttctgccagctctgctgttctaatTATAGCCTGGATCCCTACAGCCTTCACTTGCTCAAGCACTAGAGGAGGCCATTGCGCTTGAAGTCGCGGATCAATATACGGCCCCGAGCCCATCAATACATCCACACCAGTAGCAGAACGGGGATCAGTGTCTGGGAAGTGTATGTTTATCACTGCTTGTgcctcagccctttgctgccaaATACTTCGAAACACTGAGAGCTGTACAGGTTGAAAAATAACCTGAGCTAACTGAGAAACATTGTAGGGAGTCATAGCTTCCATAGATAACAAACGTAACAGCTGCATAACCGCAGGGGAGTTAGGCCCGTACTGAGCAGTGGCTTTTTGCAAATCTTGAATTACTTTCCAGGAATAAGAAACGTGCTCATGGGGCTCCCCCCCTGCAGGGTTATGGTATATGACGGGAAATGCCATAGATTCAACAGGTTCAACGGGTGGCAGCTCAGTAACAGGGGTAGGAACCGATATAGATTCTGATAAATCCCAGTCCCCTATTTCCAGAGCTTTAGCCTTCACCctcttccagaaacgcacagggtcccgtggtttaactgtaatcgaagctgggggtaaatcccagctttttggtaagtttggtttacgctctgaaactctacccccaccctcagggaTTTGATCTGCAACAGCGTGGGAGGGGGGTGGGGGCAGTCTGGGGGGACCCAAATttataggaattacgttatttggtttggtctggctcaccacagggggatcctccccacctaaatctccaggcaaggggggacaggaaagaaaatgtccatttttttcttccgcgactgatagcggcgggtcagagggttgaactgtgattaaTGGCGGTGACGaagacggcggaaccgcggttgatgatggtagagcaGAGGTTTGAGCCATGATTGATGACGGCGGAGCAGTCGGTTGAACGCACTGCTCTGACTGGTGCTCCaggggcccctcccgagatcatatataacccaacgctgttctttcatgtgagtcttccatagcttttatctgatctcagggccacacatatgtatacgactctttcataatttttttctgatctcggagccacacatacgtacgctcctcctctgttccttttaactttccaagaaagtgtcGCGGacccttatccgtgtcagataatatggagTTGGGCGGTTTTGATGAAtctttagtaacagggggggtcggagtagtacttaatcttgccttttcctccgaatctggcccagctgagccaggaagaccatccccctccgccacCTCTGCCttatcctgttgctgttttaactctttcagagtatctaataagaAGCGCCACattgttaacagttcagttgcttccttggacccttgggtagcactatcaaacagtttatctcccaaatccatccattgtgacacactaaatgctgtcacaggattaacctctaaaccttgtgctttgccccatagtaacatttttcttaaagtcagttccggaaggctaacaccctgcttcttcagaagcagcttccacgTGGATAAtgtagtaccctcttctttagataagtttccccccatgttcccggtagctcacctactccttagcgaggtgtcttttcaacgatccggatcttcggcagctctcctcggctgctctatcagctgtaccgagctccgtctccacagctcttcttcggctgttcacagcttcacgctgtcaccttgtcatgcaagatcctcttcaggcaggatcacgttggggtcaccagatgtcgcggttgagacggacaaacgacatggaccaagttctttcaagatgaaagtaatggatgccatttattgctacaagtgcatttttatacaattctaccagttcatgtgtcttttcactattggttacaagttacagcactaacatctcattggttaatttttctatcatccatgttattcttctatccccttctctctcacgggtacaactccatatctccggatactcctttactcccatccttctcaagggtaaatcttaatatcttcaaggctgatctctactcccatattttctgtcaaggattccacagacccactgcagtttcccacaccTCAGAacccttgggtggatcccatctggccccatagacttgtgggtgtccaagtggtgtaggAAGTAAATAGGAACATAAGAACAATTAAGCAAAATGCATCCTTGTTACTAGATTAAAACTTTTCATaccttttttggttttataatTGATTATAAGTGCTTGGTCTCATTTCTCTTGGctttcaggcatttttttttactaatttaTAAGGCGTCTCCTCTAGGGATACTGAAATGTGTGGTGGTCTGTTGAGATTATTTGTGTTAGTcagatgtgaaatatttttttccttccttttttaaCAAATTCATTGGAATAATTATGGAATCAGTTGTTGACTCTGCAAACTCATTGTATGTGTGAAGTGCAATAGTTTTGGTGAGCCTCACTTTCAAATCATAAAGAAATTCAGCCTTCCTTAAGGAGCACTTCAATTGTTCCTTCGTTATAAAGTATCatgctataaaaatattaacCAGCTAAGTGTATTTTGTCAACCTTTGTTGTCTTTTAggaaaataacttaaaatatgTTGAATTGATTGAAGAACAACTTAATGAAGCACTTACAACTTATCGCAAACCTGTTGATGGTGATAACTATGTTCGTCGAAGCAACCAAAGGTAAACACTCCAAAAGAATCCTCTTTGAAAAAAACTCAGGAGTAACTCATTGCATTACACTGCagtatcatttatttttaaagaaaatttcagaGTTTCTGAGAAAAcatatgatttctttttctaccaGATTACAGCAACCACATGTCTACCTGCCAGTTCACCTTTATGGCCAACTGGTGCACCATAAAACAGGCTGCCATTTATTGGAGTCTCAGGTGAGGATAATAACTATTTataagatttttaaataatattgtaactctttttaaatatgttttaaaagataTGGCATTTAAACAGTCATTGCAAAATAAGTAGATTATGAAAGTCTCAAGTTACATGGTGCAAACAAGTTGTGAAGACGGTCTTTGACATCTAGTCTCATgtaaaattccttcctgacaaCTGAAATATCAGAGAAATACTTTGCAACGTTTTTCTTAAAACAGCTAGCCAAAACTTAGAATGGAAAGCAACTCAccaatagaaataattttttagtcTGTGTGTGAGTGAATCATATATTGACAAGTAAAACTGTGCCTATCCTTTT from Columba livia isolate bColLiv1 breed racing homer chromosome W, bColLiv1.pat.W.v2, whole genome shotgun sequence encodes:
- the LOC135577159 gene encoding endogenous retrovirus group K member 5 Gag polyprotein-like isoform X1, which codes for MAQTSALPSSTAVPPSSSPPLITVQPSDPPLSVAEEKNGHFLSCPPLPGDLGGEDPPVVSQTKPNNVIPINLGPPRLPPPPSHAVADQIPEGGGRVSERKPNLPKSWDLPPASITVKPRDPVRFWKRVKAKALEIGDWDLSESISVPTPVTELPPVEPVESMAFPVIYHNPAGGEPHEHVSYSWKVIQDLQKATAQYGPNSPAVMQLLRLLSMEAMTPYNVSQLAQVIFQPVQLSVFRSIWQQRAEAQAVINIHFPDTDPRSATGVDVLMGSGPYIDPRLQAQWPPLVLEQVKAVGIQAIIRTAELAEPNQRYTAIKQGPKEPFLSFAEKLQAAVERQVFDANVRGLLVKQLARDNANTDCQKVIETLPGDPTLEAMITACAKVGSVEHKMTALAAAMAAAKTQYQKCYERGRNGHVRLISPHKNKQASKAVHTPVYDTASVTCFKCGKKGHFSKQCHSRYHSNGQLLPQGNDKKSMKGRVQTQMPPSTTLCNPGNLFLGSVHMQSSATHYQEKPAEHWDGFIHHPHSNYNNSRGA